Proteins encoded by one window of Vitis riparia cultivar Riparia Gloire de Montpellier isolate 1030 chromosome 11, EGFV_Vit.rip_1.0, whole genome shotgun sequence:
- the LOC117925397 gene encoding uncharacterized protein LOC117925397 — MSRDNRHASSWLIGESIRETYQGVGCEFRPKDIVADIRKQYGIQISYDKAWRAKELALGSIRGSPEESYNTLPSYCYVLEQKNPGTITDIVTDCDNQLKYFFMSIGASLAGFHTSIRPVVAVDGTFLKAKYLGTLFIAACKDGNNQIYPLAFGIGDSENDASWEWFLQKLHDALGHIDDLFVISDRHGSIEKAVHKVFPHARHGVCTYHVGQNLKTKFKNPAIHKLFHDAAHAYRVLEFSFIFGQLEMIDPRAARYLMDIGVDQWARSYSTGKRYNIVTTGIVESLNAMLKNARDLPVLQLVEKLRNLLQKWFVTRQQQAMSMSTELTMWADGELRSRYNMSATYLVEPINSKECNVNYVGISAQVNLDTRSCTCRQFDLDHIPCAHAIAACRFYNISCYTLCSKYFTTK, encoded by the coding sequence ATGTCTCGTGACAATCGACATGCAAGTAGTTGGTTGATTGGTGAGAGTATAAGAGAAACATATCAAGGGGTTGGTTGTGAATTTCGACCAAAAGACATTGTAGCAGACATTCGAAAGCAGTATGGCATTCAAATCAGTTATGATAAGGCGTGGAGAGCCAAAGAACTTGCTTTAGGTTCTATTAGGGGATCACCTGAGGAGTCTTATAACACTTTACCGTCCTATTGCTATGTTTTAGAGCAAAAAAATCCTGGTACCATTACTGATATAGTTACTGATTGTGATAAtcaattgaaatacttttttatGTCGATTGGTGCATCTCTTGCTGGGTTTCACACATCAATAAGGCCTGTGGTTGCAGTTGATGGGacatttttgaaagcaaagtaCTTAGGGACTTTATTTATTGCAGCGTGTAAAGATGGCAACAATCAGATATACCCTTTAGCCTTTGGGATTGGTGATTCAGAAAATGATGCCTCATGGGAGTGGTTTTTACAAAAACTACATGATGCACTTGGAcacattgatgatttgtttgtgaTATCAGATCGACATGGTAGCATTGAGAAAGCAGTACATAAAGTATTTCCCCATGCGAGGCATGGTGTTTGCACTTATCACGTTGGacaaaatttgaagacaaaGTTCAAGAATCCTGCAATTCATAAGTTGTTCCATGATGCTGCCCATGCTTATCGTGTTTTAGAGTTTAGTTTTATATTTGGGCAACTAGAGATGATTGACCCAAGAGCAGCAAGATATTTGATGGATATAGGTGTTGATCAATGGGCACGTTCATATTCTACCGGAAAAAGATATAATATCGTGACGACAGGGATCGTTGAAAGCCTTAATGCTATGTTGAAAAATGCTAGAGATCTTCCGGTTTTGCAATTGGTTGAAAAATTGAGAAActtacttcaaaaatggtttgtgactcGTCAACAACAAGCAATGTCAATGTCAACCGAACTTACCATGTGGGCTGATGGAGAACTTCGTTCTAGGTATAATATGTCAGCAACATATCTAGTGGAACCTATCAACTCCAAGGAGTGTAATGTTAACTATGTTGGCATTAGTGCTCAAGTGAATTTAGACACTCGTTCATGCACATGTCGACAATTTGATCTTGATCATATTCCATGTGCACATGCTATTGCTGCTTGTAGATTTTACAACATTTCATGTTACACTTTGTGCTCCAAGTATTTTACTACTAAATAA